A genome region from Glycine max cultivar Williams 82 chromosome 5, Glycine_max_v4.0, whole genome shotgun sequence includes the following:
- the LOC100811136 gene encoding protein TIC 22-like, chloroplastic, which translates to MMNFDGFQKALAEFQGRCSTLLGSLTRLQPNRARPPWARIAQPWGGRPMAMTVEAIEERLEGIPVYALSNASEEFLLVSGSSSGKNLGLFCFNKDDAEALLNQVTLIDPHARQGSKVVPVALNKVFQLKVNGVAFRLIPEFSQVKNALQEREKSGFASSGFSGVPVFQSRSLILKSQNKRFRPLFFRKEDLENTLKSAAREQNKLNPTMRKGDIQVATLEDVIKEMKENSTSNWDDVIFIPPGFDVSDDSNEQ; encoded by the exons atgATGAACTTTGACGGCTTCCAGAAGGCTCTGGCGGAGTTTCAGGGCCGCTGCTCCACGCTGCTGGGCAGCCTGACCCGTCTCCAGCCCAACCGCGCGAGGCCACCATGGGCTCGGATAGCCCAGCCCTGGGGAGGCAGGCCCATGGCCATGACGGTGGAGGCAATCGAGGAGCGCTTAGAGGGAATTCCCGTTTACGCCCTCAGCAACGCTTCCGAGGAGTTTCTCTTGGTCTCGGGCTCTTCCTCCGGGAAAAACCTTGGCCTCTTCTGCTTCAACAAGGACGACGCCGAGGCTCTCCTCAACCAGGTTACGCTTATCGACCCCCACGCTCGCCAGGGCTCCAAAGTTGTCCCCGTTGCTTTGAACAAGGTGTTTCAGCTCAAGGTGAACGGCGTTGCGTTTAGATTGATACCTGAGTTCTCTCAAGTAAAGAATGCCCTGCAA GAGAGGGAAAAATCTGGCTTTGCTTCCAGTGGCTTTTCTGGTGTTCCAGTTTTCCAG TCCAGAAGTCTGATATTGAAGAGCCAAAATAAGAGATTTCGTCCACTTTTCTTCAGAAAG GAGGACTTGGAAAATACACTTAAATCGGCAGCCCGTGAGCAGAACAAATTAAATCCCACTATGAGAAAAGGAGATATCCAG gTTGCCACTCTAGAGGatgtaataaaagaaatgaag gAAAATTCTACATCGAACTGGGATGATGTTATTTTTATACCTCCTGGATTTGATGTTTCAGACGACTCCAATGAGCAGTAG